One segment of Solanum stenotomum isolate F172 chromosome 1, ASM1918654v1, whole genome shotgun sequence DNA contains the following:
- the LOC125858975 gene encoding uncharacterized protein LOC125858975 produces MVAHDHQPKRHSEYCFYPKVRDVIKYLLGFAIDEPLLEQRQFMQLVDLYVDKEPWKILESSNTNTGYFITPLKKEKSAHHKRFKRIVGEGTWKIQDPTKKVFDEKGRLMGYVHHMKYAPRTNKKSIIIKELFGEWLMMEYSLYDGYVTNIKKKIIYKDFVICKIRKKKQRLDHNDKGKYENIMNDVEVNELIDSVMEELEVIDDDNIEVDAEDDFLAALEDECMNSEDNGISKNDANDINLYECNFF; encoded by the coding sequence ATGGTTGCTCATGATCACCAACCTAAGAGACATTCAGAATATTGTTTTTACCCGAAGGTGAGGGATGTTATCAAGTATCTACTAGGCTTTGCGATAGACGAGCCACTTCTTGAGCAACGTCAATTCATGCAGCTAGTTGATCTTTACGTGGACAAGGAGCCATGGAAAATTCTTGAGAGCAGTAACACCAACACAGGTTACTTCATTACACCGTTGAAGAAAGAGAAGTCGGCACATCATAAAAGATTTAAGCGAATTGTTGGGGAGGGCACATGGAAGATACAAGACCCAACGAAGAAAGtgtttgatgaaaaaggtagaCTTATGGGGTACGTCCACCATATGAAGTACGCTCCCCGCACTAACAAAAAGTCAATAATAATCAAGGAGTTATTCGGCGAGTGGTTGATGATGGAGTACTCTTTATATGATGGTTATGTTACTaatattaagaagaaaattatatataaggATTTTGTAATTTGTAAGATTAGGAAGAAGAAACAAAGGCTTGATCACAATGATAAGGGAAAATATGAGAATATTATGAATGATGTTGAAGTTAATGAATTAATCGATTCGGTTATGGAAGAATTAGAAGtgattgatgatgataatataGAGGTGGATGCTGAGGATGACTTTCTTGCTGCATTGGAGGATGAATGTATGAATTCAGAAGATAATGGAATATCAAAGAATGATGCAAACGATATCAATCTTTATGAATGTAACTTCTTTTAG